The nucleotide window GCCACGGACATGTACTCCCCGGCCTTCCCCCGCGTCACCCGCGACCTGGCCACCACCTCCACCTCGGTGGGCCTGACCCTGACCGCCTTCTTCGTCGGCATGGGCCTGGGCCAGCTCATCGGCGGCACCGGTTCGGATCGGTGGGGCAGGCGGGCGCCCATGATCCTGGGCGGCCTGACCTGCACCCTGGGAGGCATCGTCTGCGCCCTGGCCCCAGGCATCGGCGTGCTCATGGCCGGGCGGGTCCTCCAGGGCCTGGGCGGTGGCGCGGCCGCCGTCGTGGGGCGGGCGGTCCTGGTCGACGTCGCCCGCGGGGACCAGCTGGCCCGCATCATGTCCATCCTCATGGCCCTGGGGGCCCTGGCCCCCATGATCGCCCCAGTGGCCGGGGGAGCGGTCCTGTCCGTGGCCGGCTGGCGGGCCATCTTCTGGTGCCTGGCCGGCTTCGGCGTGCTCATGATGGCCATGGCGGCCCTCCTCATCCCCGAGACCCTGCCCGCCCAGGAGCGCCGGGGCGGGGGACTGCGCCGCTTCGCCCAGGGCCTCCTGGATCTGGTCGCCCGACGGCGCTTCATGGGCTACATGCTCACCTCCGCCTTCTCCGGCTTCGCCATGTTCGCCTACGTCTCGGCCTCCTCCTTCGTCCTGCAGCAGATCAAGGGCCTGAGCCCCATGGAGTACTCGGTGTTCTTCGCCTGCACCGCGGGCTCCAGCATGCTCATGGCCATCCTCAGCTCCCGCCTGGTGGGGCGCCTCCCGCCGCGCCGGCTCATCGGGGCCGGCCTGAGCCTGTCGGCCCTCGGCATCACCGTGGTGACCCTCAGCGTGCTGGTGCTCGACCTGGCCCTCATCCCCCTGTGCGCGGGCTTCGTCACGACCATGGCCGCCCAGGGCTTCGTCTTCGGCAACGCCAGCGCCCTGGCCCTGTCCGAGGCCCGGCACATCGCCGGGACCGCCAGCGCCTTCATGGGCCTGGTCCAGGCGGCGGCCATGGGGTCCTCCGCCCCACTGGCCAGCTCCGGGGGCGGCGCCAGCGCCACCCCCATGGTGGTGGTCATGCTCGTGGGCATCACCGGAGCCTGGTGCGCCTTCACCCTGGCGGGACGGGGCGCCGCGCAGCACCACCTGCCCGAGGTCTGAGCCGGCCCCGCCGACGGCGGCGCGCCTCGTCCGCCCAGAACCCGCCTGCCCAGAACCCGCCTGCCCAGACTCCAGCCCAGAATGCGAGTGCGGGGTGCAGAAAGCGAGTGCAGGGTCATCGCATTCTGCACCCCGCACTCGCAATCCGCATTCCTGTGCGGCGACCCGGGATCCACATCAGGCGTGCTGCAAGCGCTGTCCACAGCGCTGGAGGGCTGCACTGGCAGCCCGAGTGATGCGGGCGCAACGTTGGCCCATGGAGACGAGCACCCGCGCATCAGCAGCCCTCGGCGGGATCAGCGCCGATATTCACCACCCCCTGGATCGCAGCCTCCTGCCGCGCCTGGTGCGCACCGGGCGCGGCGTGCGGGCGCAACGGCTCGTCTCCGTGGGAGCACGCGCCAGCCGACCCGGCCCGGGCCTGCGCCTGGCCCCCGGCATCCTGTGGGTGCCCCACGAGGAGGCCTCCCGCTGGCAGCACCAGTACACGCTCTGCCTGGCTCGGGCGATCACCGCCCAGGCCACCCAGCGCTCCATGCGCTGCCTGAGCCACACTTCGGCCGCCCTCATCCTGGGACTGCCCATGATGAGCCGGGAGCCGGATGTCTACGTCGCCGTGCCCTCCAGGCCCCGGCAGGTCCGCACCCCGCTGCCGCTGATCGGCGTCCCCTCCAGCGGCCCGCCCCGCCCGCTTCCCGGCCCGGGCCGCCTGTGCCGGCAGGTCTCCTTGTGGCGCCGCCAACTGGACCTCACCGGCGAGGAGATCGCCGTGGTCAATGGGATGGCCGTCACCAGTGCGCTGCGCACCGCCTTCGACTGCGCCTGCGATGAGCCCGCCCACAATGCGCTGGTCATCGCCGACGCCGCGCTGCGACTGGTGTGCCGCCCCCAGCGCCGCCGCCCCTGGGTGCATGAGCGGACCGAGGCCATGGCCCGCAGGGTCTGGGAGGGGCTTTTCGATCGTCACCCCCGTCGTCGAGGGATATCGCAGGCCCGAGCCGTCCTGGCCGCGGCCACCCCGATGGCCGACTCCCCGGGGGAGAGTGCGGCTCGCTGGCTGTCCCTGGCGCTGGGACTGACACCGCCCCGCCCCCAGTACCTGATCGAGACGCGGAGGGGGCAGTACTGGGTGGATCTGTGCTGGCCGGAGCAGGGCATCGTCATCGAGGTCGATGGCCAGGTCAAGTACGAGTCGCCGCAGGACCTCTGGGAGGAGAAGCGGCGCCAGGACGCGATCCAGGCTCAGGGCTGGACCGTCATGCGCATCACCTACGAGGAGTTCTACGACCTCCTGGCCCTGGCCCAGCGCATTGAATCGGTCTTCCCGGCCGGCACCGTGACAGCGGCAGTGCCCGCCGCCGGCATGCTCTGGCCCGGCAGGGGGCTCGACGATGGCCTGCCCGAGGGCTCGATGCTCGCCGCACCGCGCGGGTAGCGGGACAGGATGCGAGTGCGGGGTGCAGAATGCGATGACCCTGCACTCGCTTTCTGCACCCCGCACTCGCATTCTGGGCTGGAGTCTGGGCAGGCGGGTTCTGGGCGGACGGGGCGCGACGCCGTCGGCCGTGGCCCGAACCGCCCCCGCCCTCGCCCGGCGCGCCTGGGGCCTGGCCAATTCCCCGGGAGGCCATAGACTCCACCTGATGACGTCTAGCAGTCCCAGCGCGCCCAGCCCCCAGGACGCGCTGCCCTCAGCCCACCAGCCCCTTCCACGCACCGCCACCCAGGACGTCCTGGGCCAGGCGGGGCGCCGTGGCCCCTTCCGCTACGGCGAGCGCCTCCAGGTCACCGACTCCAAGGGCCGCAAGAGCACCTTCGTCCTGGATGAGCGCGGCTACTTCCAGTCCGTGCGCGGCTCCTTCTACCACCGCGACGTCGTGGGGCTGGCGGAGGGCAGCGTCATCACCACCGACACCGGTCACGAGCTCCTCCTGCTGCGCCCCCTGCTGGCCGACTACGTGCTGTCCATGCCGCGCGGCGCCCAGGTGGTCTACGCCAAGGACTCCGGCCAGATCATCGCCCTGGGCGACATCTTCCCCGGCGCCCGCGTCCTGGAGGCGGGAGTGGGCTCGGGGGCGCTGACCATGAACCTGCTCTCGGCCATCGGCCACAGCGGGCGCCTGATCTCCATCGAGCGGCGCGAGGACTTCGCCCATATCGCCGCCTCCAACGTCGACTCCTGGTTCGGCGGCCACCACCCCGCCTGGGAGCTGCGCACCGGGGACTTCGCCGACGTCGTGGAGGCCTGCGTGGAGCCGGCCAGCATCGACCGCATCGTGCTGGACATGCTCGCCCCCTGGGAGAACGTCGAGGCCGGTGCCCGCGCCCTGGCCCCCGGCGGGGTGTACCTGGCCTACGTGGCCACCGTCACCCAGCTCTCCCGCACCGTGGAGGCCCTGCGCCACAGCGGCCTGTTCACCGAGCCCGAGTCCTGGGAGTCCATGGTGCGCACCTGGAACGTCGACGGCCTGGCGGTGCGCCCCGACCACCGCATGGTCGCCCACACCGGCTTCCTCCTGTCCGCCCGCCGTCTGGCCCCGGGCTCCCAGCCCCTGACGCGCAAGCGGCCGCCTGCCCGCGGCGCCTACGACGAGGGCGGCTACTGGCTGCCCGAGGATGTCAAGGAGCGCACCAGCACCGACAAGAAGGTCCGCCGCGTCCTGCGCGACACCCGCGCCAAGCAGCCCGACGACGCCACCCCCGTCCTGCCCGGGACCCCGCAGCCAGCCCAGAGCGGAGGCAGCCATGACTGACGCCAGCGACCACCGCAGCCCGGCCGAGGCAGCCCGGAGCCGGGGCCGCGGCGACCAGGACTTCGCCAGCCACCAGCTGCGCGAGGCCCGCGCCGAGGCCGTGAGCCTGAGCGCCAAGAACGAGCGCCTCGTCGCCGCCCTGACCAGCGCCCGCGAGCGCATCGCCGAGCTCGGCGCCCAGCTCGACGAGGTCACCCTGCCGCCGGTGACCCTCGGCCTGCTCACCAGCCTGCCGACCGCCAGTGCGCCGCGGGGCGGGGCGGGGCGGGGCCGCGAATCGGAGGATGACCACAGGCCCCGCGAGGTGGGGGTCAACCTCTCGGGGCGCCACATGCACCTGGGGGTCCACCCCAGCGTGCCCCAGGAGGACCTCCAGGTGGGCAGGACCGTGGCCGTCAACGACCAGCTCCTCGTGGTCGACACCCTCCCGCCGCCCCAGACCGGTGAGACGGTCACCCTCGATGAGGTCCTGGGCCCCACCCGGGTGCTGGCCACCAGCGCCTCGGGTTCCGAGCGGGTCCTGACCCTGGCCTCCCACCTGGATGCCGCCGGTCTCAAGCCCGGTGACACCCTGGCCGCCGACCTGCGGGCCGACGTGGTCACGGCGGTGGTCGAGCGCACGAGTGTCGAGCAGCTGGTGGTCACCGAGACCCCGGATGTCTCCTGGGAGGACATCGGTGGCCTGGGCGCCCAGATCCAGGAGATCCGCGACGCCCTGGAGCTGCCCTTCAAGCACCCCGGCCTCTACCGCTCCTACGGGCTGCGCCCGCCCAAGGGCCTGCTGCTCTACGGGCCCCCCGGATGCGGCAAGACGCTCATCGCCAAGGCCGTGGCCACCTCCCTGGCCTCGACCACTCATGGGAGCTCGCGCAGCCCCGCCTTCCTCAACATCAAGGGGCCCGAGCTGCTGAGCAAGTTCGTGGGGGAGACCGAGCGCCAGATCCGGGCGATCTTCGAGCAGGCCCGCAAGGCCGCCGCCGAGGACCGGCCCGTGGTGGTGTTCTTCGACGAGATGGAGGCCCTGTTCCGCACTCGGGGCACCGGGGTGTCCAATGATGTGGAGACCACGATCGTGCCCCAGGTGCTGGCCGAGATCGACGGCGTGGAGGCCCTGCGCAATGTGCTCATCATCGGGGCCTCCAACCGGGAGGACATGATCGACCCCGCGGTCCTGCGGCCCGGGCGCCTGGATCTGAAGATCCGCATCGAGCGCCCCGACGCCGTGGGGGCTGAGGAGATCCTGGCCAAGCACCTGACCGCCGAGCTCCCCCTGGATCCCGCCGAGCTGGCGGCACGCAAGGGGGACCGGGCGGCCACGGCCGCGGCCCTGCGGCGCGCCGCTATCGACGCCCTGTACGCCAAGACCGCCGGGACCGCCGTCCTGGAGGTCGTCTACGTCGACGGGACCATCGAGACCCTGCACCTGTCGGACCTGGTCAGTGGGGCGATGCTCGCCGCCGTGGTGGCCAGGGCCAAGACCGCCTCCATCAAGGACGAGCTGGCCGGGGGCAGTGGCGGCCTGAGCACGGCCCGGGTCCTGGAGGCGGTGACCGCCGAGGCCCGTCGCAGTGAGGAGGTCACCGGGGCCAACACCCCCGAGGGCTGGACGCGCGTCCTGGGCGGCAGGCGCGGGGTGGTGCGCAGCGTGCGGCGCCTGGGCCCGCGGCCCACGGGGACCCAGGGCCGGCGGCCCGGTGGGACGCAGGTGCGGCGATGAGCGGCAGTGCGCTGGGGCCGGTGCGGCGCCCCGTGGGCCTGGAGACCGAGTACGGGGTGCTGGGCCAGCCCGGGGCCGGGGGCGGCCCCAACAGCCCTGGCATCCCCTCCGCCCCCGCCAACCCCATGGTCATGGCCTCCCAGATCGTCCAGGCCTATGCGGTGCGCTCACGAGCGGGCCTGGTAGGGCCCGATGGCCGGAGCGCTCCGGCGGTGCGCTGGGACTATGAGGGGGAGGACCCGCTGGCGGACATGCGCGGAGGCCGCCTGGATCGCGCCGACGCCGACCCCAGCCAGCTCACCGACGACCCCGAGCGCCCCGCGCCGAGCGCCGCCCCGCCCTGGGGGGACCGCCCCCGCCCCAGCGCCGAGGAGGCGAACCTGCCCCGGGCCACCACCGCGGTGCTGCCCAACGGGGCGCGCCTCTACGTCGATCACGCCCACCCCGAGTACTCCTCGCCCGAGGTGCTCACCCCCCGCGACGCCCTGGTGTGGGACCGGGCCGGGGAGGTCATCGCCAGGCGCGCCATGGCCGCCCATCTCCGGGACCTTCCCGGTCAGGAGATCGTGCTGTACAAGAACAATGTCGATGGCAAGGGCGCCTCCTACGGCTCCCACGAGAACTACCTGGTGGAGCGCTCGGTGCCCTTCGCCTCCCTGGCCGCGGGCCTGACCCCCTTCCTGGTCACCCGCCCCGTCATGGTGGGCGCCGGGCGCGTGGGCCTGGGGCAGCGCAGCCAGGAGCCCGGCTTCCAGATCAGCCAGCGCGCCGACTACATCGAGTCCGCCATCGGGCTGCAGACCACCTTCAACCGGCCCATCATCAACACCCGGGATGAGCCCCATGCCGACGCCGGCCGCTTCCGCCGCCTGCATGTCATCAACGGCGACGCCAACCGCTTCGATGTGCCCATCTACCTCAAGGTCGCCTCCACCAGCCTCATGCTGTGGCTCCTGGAGCACTCCCATCGCCTGGGGCGGGGCCTGGGCGCCCTGGAGGGCCTGGAATTGTGCGGGGATGCGGTGGAGGAGTGCTGGGCGGTCTCCCATGACACGGCGCTGACCCACCACCTGGCCACCCGCAGCGGCCCCATGACGGCCCTGGAGATCCAGCGGGCCTGCCTGGCGGCCGTCGAGGAGGTGGTGCGCCAGGGCTGCGGGGGCGCCGATGGCGCTGGTGGGGTCGCCGAGCACGCAGCGGATCAGGCGGATGCGGCCCTGTCGGTGTGGCGCCAGTGCCTGGACGCCCTGGAGCAGTGGGCGGCCCGGCGCAGCGGCCCGGCCCCCGCCCTGGTGGAGTGGGTGGCCAAGCTCGAGCTGTGCGAGGCCATGCGGGCCCGCTCGGGCACGGGCTGGGACGACCCCCGCCTGGCGGCCCTGGACATCCAGTGGGCCGACCTGCGGGAGGGCAGGTCGGTGGTGGACAAGCTCGACGCCGCCGGCCGCATCCACCGCCTGGTCAACCCCGATGAGGTCGAGGCCGCGGCCGATACCCCGCCCCGGGGCACCAGGGCCGCGGTCCGTGGCGCCGCCGTGGCCCACCAGCCCGCCGTCGTGGCGGCCTCCTGGACCTCCCTGGTCCTGGACCCGCCCGGCCGTCCCAGCCTCCTGCGCCTGGAGCTTCCCGGGGCGGTGGCCCTCAGCGACGATGAGACCGCCGCCATGATCGAGGCGATTGGTCGAGCGGCGCAGCCTGGGGGAGACTTGCCCCCACAGGACTGATCGAGGCCCCAGGCACAGCCCAGGAGGACAGCACCATGACACCCGTGACGCCGCAGACCGCAGGGCAGGGACGCATCCAGGCCGCCGGTGGCCCCGAGGCCCCCCAGGACGACGCCGTCACGGGCGCCCAGGTGCAGGTCACCGGCGTGGATGAGATCCTCGACGAGATCGACTCCGTCATCGAGACCAATGCGGCGGCCTTCGTCCAAGGATTCGTCCAGAAGGGCGGCCAGTGAGGATGAGCGGCTCACGCCCCACGGCACGCCGCATTATCGGGATCGAGACCGAGTACGGCATCACCTGCGCCTCGGGCACGGCAGGCCCGCCGCCCATGGACGCCGACCAGGCCGCCCGGGCCCTGTTCGACCCCATCATCCAGCGCGGGCGCTCCTCCAATGTCTTCACCCGCTCCGGGGGGCGCCTCTACCTCGACGTCGGCTCCCACCCCGAGTACGCCACCGCCGAGTGCGACCGCCTGGAGGACCTGCTGGCCCAGGACCGCGCCGGCGACCTCATCATGGCCGACCTGGCCGACCAGGCCAATGCGCGCCTGGAGGACAGGGGCGTGACCGGGCGCATCCACCTGCTGAAGAACAACCTGGACGCCGAGGGCAACGGCTTCGGCTGCCACGAGAACTACCTGGTGCGCCGCTCGGGGAGCTTCTGGCAGGACGCCCAGACCCTGGTGCCCCACCTGGTCACCCGCCAGATCCTCGTGGGGGCCGGGCACATCGCCCCCGATGCGCGCGGGCGGGCGCGCTACTGCTTCTCCCAGCGCGCCGATCAGACCTGGGAGGCGCTCTCGGCGGCTACCACCCGGGCCCGCCCCATGATCAACACCCGCGATGAGCCGCACGCCGACGCCGAGCGCTACCGGCGGATGCACATCATCGTCGGGGACTCCAGCATCGCCCAGGGCTCCACCCTGCTCAAGGCCGGGGCCATGGATCTGCTGCTGGACTACCTGGAGTCCGGCGGTGACCTGTCCGACCTGGCCCTGGCCGAGCCCATGCGCGCCATCCGGGAGGTCAGCAGCGACCTGAGGGCCGCTGTGGCCCTGGAGCTGGCCGATGGGAGAACCATCACTCCGGTCGACCTGCAGCACGAGCACCTGGAGCGGGTCACCGCCCACGTCCAGGCCGAGCTCGACCCCACCGACCTGCAGCGCCAGGTCCTCGACCTGTGGGGCCGGGGCCTGGAGGCGGTGCGCTCGGGCCGGTATGAGGCCGTGGCCGCGGAGCTGGACTGGGCGGCCAAGCTCCAGCTGCTCACCCGCTACACCCAGCGCACCGGCGCCCGGCTCGATGATCCGCGGGTGGCCCGACTCGCTCTGGCCTACCACGACGTCACCAGTGGGGAGGGGCTGCGGCCCCGCCTGGAGCGGGCGGGGCTGCTGCGCCGCTACATCGACCAGGAGGCCTGCCGGGCGGCGGTGACCCGGCCGCCCGCCACCACGCGCGCCCGCCTGCGGGGCGCGGCCGTGGCCCGTGCCGAGGACCTGCGCCTGGACCTCAGTGTGGACTGGGTGAGCCTGAGGCTGGACGACGGCGTCTGCCGCCCCGTCAGCCTGACCGACCCCTTCCGGGCTGTTGATGAGCGTGTCGATGCGCTCCTGGCGGCCATGGATGACCGGGGTCTCGACCCCGGTGCCGGGATGCGGCCAGCATGATGAGAAGATGCATCCGATGAGCAGCACACCGAGCACGCCCCCGGGGGCCGACGGCCCGCCGTTGACCCGTCGTCAGCGGCGCGCCCTGGAGCGCGCCCAGGAGGAGGCCCAGCGCGCCAGCACCGGCCAGGTGCCGCTCCAGCAGCAGGCTCAGGGCCCGGGGCGGGCTCAGCAGCCCGCATCGCAGTCGGCCAGCGCCACCTGGAAGCCCTCGGCGACAGACATGCCCGCGGTCCGCAAGCCCGCCGCGCAGGCCCGCGCCCAGGGCCGGCCCGCACCCCAGGCCCGGTCGGGCGCGACACCCGCCTCAGCGGTCGGCGCTGCACCTGCCTCGGCGGCTGGTGGGGCCGTGGCCTGGAAGCCGGTTGCGCCCGCCCGGCCTGCCGCGCCACCGGCGGCTCAGCCCGCTCCGGCCGCCCGCCCGGTTCCCGAGGCCCGGCCCGCTCCGGCCGGCCGGCCCACTCCAGTTGCCCAGCCCGTTCCTGTCACTGCTGGGCCCGCCGCGCCGTCCCCGGTGCCGGCATCCCCGGAGCCGGCCCCCCGGGACCGGATGCCCCGGGGCTCCGGGCCCCAGGAGGAGGCGCAGGCCCCGCAGGAACCGCAGGCCCTGGAGCCCGCCGCGGCCACCGGCCCCCAGAAGGCCATCGGGGCGGCCCTGGGCAGGCGGCCCCGGGGCCTGCTGGCCATCGCCCTGGCCGGCGTCGTCGTCCTGGTCATGGTGCTCGGGCCGCTGGCCGTGAAGAACCTCGGACTGCGCGGCGAGCAGGGGCAGGCCAGCGCCCAGGCCCTGGAGACGGTCCTGTCGGGCGACGACCCCCTGGAGTCCGTCGTCGAGGTCGCCGGGAGGCCGGGCGTGGTGCCCGTGGTCTCCCTCAAGGGGGCCCTGACCCCGGCCACCTCCCTGCACGAGGACCTCCTGGTGGAGGGCACCGGCCGCACCGTGAGCCAGGGCGACGCCGTCCTGCTGTCGATCTCCACCTTCTCCGGGCTCGACGGGCGCAACACCACCGGCACCGAGACAGGGGCCTCCCTGCGCACGGTCATGCTCGATGACGCCCTGGGCGAGGAGCTCGACAAGGCCATCGAGGGCAAGACCGAGGGCTCCCGGGTGGTGCTGCGCGCCCCCCACGAGGAGGACGGGGAGCTGACCACCGAGATCACCGTGATCGACATCCTTCCCACCGTGGCCACCGGGGAGGAGCGCGAGCCCACCAGCGGCATGCCGGCGGTGACCATCGACAAGGACGGCGCGGCCCAGATCTCAGTCCAGGGGCTCTCCGCACCCACCACCTCCAGTATCACCACCCTCGTCCAGGGCCAGGGGCCGCAGGTGGGCAGGGACGACCTGCTCATCGCCCGCTACTCCATCGTCAACTGGTCCACCGGCCAGGTCTCGGGCACCTCCGCCTACGGCACCACCGTTCTGCCGCGCTCCATCGACATGAGGAACACCCTGGCCGGGGTCTCCCAGCTGCTGGTCGATGTGCCCGTGGGCTCACGGGTGGTCCTGGCCCTGCCCGCCGATCAGGCGCGGGGGGAGGACGCGGTGGCCGTGGTCATCGACGTGCTGGCCATCGCCTCGCGCGACGACGCCCCGGCCACCGTCCCGGCCACCGAGCCCGCCGCCCCCACGGCCACACCGACCGCGCCCCCAACGGCCGCCCCCACCGCCACGCCCGCAGCCCTGCCCGAGGCCACGCCCGAGGCCACTGCCGCTTCCGGAGAGGAGAGGCCATGAGCCTGGCCATCCGCGTCATCCCCTGCCTGGACGTCAAGGACGGGCGCGTGGTCAAGGGAGTGAACTTCCAGGGGCTGCGGGACGCCGGCGACCCCGTGGAGCTGGCCGCCCGCTACGACGAGCAGGGGGCCGACGAGATCACCTTCCTGGACGTCTCGGCCTCCAGCGAGGGCCGCTCGACCATGATGGAGGTGGTCTCGCGCACCGCCGAGCAGGTCTTCGTGCCCCTGACCGTCGGCGGCGGGGTGCGCAGCGCCCAGGAC belongs to Actinomyces capricornis and includes:
- a CDS encoding ubiquitin-like protein Pup; this encodes MTPVTPQTAGQGRIQAAGGPEAPQDDAVTGAQVQVTGVDEILDEIDSVIETNAAAFVQGFVQKGGQ
- the arc gene encoding proteasome ATPase, which translates into the protein MTDASDHRSPAEAARSRGRGDQDFASHQLREARAEAVSLSAKNERLVAALTSARERIAELGAQLDEVTLPPVTLGLLTSLPTASAPRGGAGRGRESEDDHRPREVGVNLSGRHMHLGVHPSVPQEDLQVGRTVAVNDQLLVVDTLPPPQTGETVTLDEVLGPTRVLATSASGSERVLTLASHLDAAGLKPGDTLAADLRADVVTAVVERTSVEQLVVTETPDVSWEDIGGLGAQIQEIRDALELPFKHPGLYRSYGLRPPKGLLLYGPPGCGKTLIAKAVATSLASTTHGSSRSPAFLNIKGPELLSKFVGETERQIRAIFEQARKAAAEDRPVVVFFDEMEALFRTRGTGVSNDVETTIVPQVLAEIDGVEALRNVLIIGASNREDMIDPAVLRPGRLDLKIRIERPDAVGAEEILAKHLTAELPLDPAELAARKGDRAATAAALRRAAIDALYAKTAGTAVLEVVYVDGTIETLHLSDLVSGAMLAAVVARAKTASIKDELAGGSGGLSTARVLEAVTAEARRSEEVTGANTPEGWTRVLGGRRGVVRSVRRLGPRPTGTQGRRPGGTQVRR
- a CDS encoding proteasome accessory factor PafA2 family protein; this translates as MSGSALGPVRRPVGLETEYGVLGQPGAGGGPNSPGIPSAPANPMVMASQIVQAYAVRSRAGLVGPDGRSAPAVRWDYEGEDPLADMRGGRLDRADADPSQLTDDPERPAPSAAPPWGDRPRPSAEEANLPRATTAVLPNGARLYVDHAHPEYSSPEVLTPRDALVWDRAGEVIARRAMAAHLRDLPGQEIVLYKNNVDGKGASYGSHENYLVERSVPFASLAAGLTPFLVTRPVMVGAGRVGLGQRSQEPGFQISQRADYIESAIGLQTTFNRPIINTRDEPHADAGRFRRLHVINGDANRFDVPIYLKVASTSLMLWLLEHSHRLGRGLGALEGLELCGDAVEECWAVSHDTALTHHLATRSGPMTALEIQRACLAAVEEVVRQGCGGADGAGGVAEHAADQADAALSVWRQCLDALEQWAARRSGPAPALVEWVAKLELCEAMRARSGTGWDDPRLAALDIQWADLREGRSVVDKLDAAGRIHRLVNPDEVEAAADTPPRGTRAAVRGAAVAHQPAVVAASWTSLVLDPPGRPSLLRLELPGAVALSDDETAAMIEAIGRAAQPGGDLPPQD
- a CDS encoding multidrug effflux MFS transporter; this translates as MAAEHGTRDTAGATITIGLIAALAIQSAVPPFATDMYSPAFPRVTRDLATTSTSVGLTLTAFFVGMGLGQLIGGTGSDRWGRRAPMILGGLTCTLGGIVCALAPGIGVLMAGRVLQGLGGGAAAVVGRAVLVDVARGDQLARIMSILMALGALAPMIAPVAGGAVLSVAGWRAIFWCLAGFGVLMMAMAALLIPETLPAQERRGGGLRRFAQGLLDLVARRRFMGYMLTSAFSGFAMFAYVSASSFVLQQIKGLSPMEYSVFFACTAGSSMLMAILSSRLVGRLPPRRLIGAGLSLSALGITVVTLSVLVLDLALIPLCAGFVTTMAAQGFVFGNASALALSEARHIAGTASAFMGLVQAAAMGSSAPLASSGGGASATPMVVVMLVGITGAWCAFTLAGRGAAQHHLPEV
- a CDS encoding DUF559 domain-containing protein, with the translated sequence METSTRASAALGGISADIHHPLDRSLLPRLVRTGRGVRAQRLVSVGARASRPGPGLRLAPGILWVPHEEASRWQHQYTLCLARAITAQATQRSMRCLSHTSAALILGLPMMSREPDVYVAVPSRPRQVRTPLPLIGVPSSGPPRPLPGPGRLCRQVSLWRRQLDLTGEEIAVVNGMAVTSALRTAFDCACDEPAHNALVIADAALRLVCRPQRRRPWVHERTEAMARRVWEGLFDRHPRRRGISQARAVLAAATPMADSPGESAARWLSLALGLTPPRPQYLIETRRGQYWVDLCWPEQGIVIEVDGQVKYESPQDLWEEKRRQDAIQAQGWTVMRITYEEFYDLLALAQRIESVFPAGTVTAAVPAAGMLWPGRGLDDGLPEGSMLAAPRG
- a CDS encoding tRNA (adenine-N1)-methyltransferase, with translation MTSSSPSAPSPQDALPSAHQPLPRTATQDVLGQAGRRGPFRYGERLQVTDSKGRKSTFVLDERGYFQSVRGSFYHRDVVGLAEGSVITTDTGHELLLLRPLLADYVLSMPRGAQVVYAKDSGQIIALGDIFPGARVLEAGVGSGALTMNLLSAIGHSGRLISIERREDFAHIAASNVDSWFGGHHPAWELRTGDFADVVEACVEPASIDRIVLDMLAPWENVEAGARALAPGGVYLAYVATVTQLSRTVEALRHSGLFTEPESWESMVRTWNVDGLAVRPDHRMVAHTGFLLSARRLAPGSQPLTRKRPPARGAYDEGGYWLPEDVKERTSTDKKVRRVLRDTRAKQPDDATPVLPGTPQPAQSGGSHD
- the pafA gene encoding Pup--protein ligase; translated protein: MSGSRPTARRIIGIETEYGITCASGTAGPPPMDADQAARALFDPIIQRGRSSNVFTRSGGRLYLDVGSHPEYATAECDRLEDLLAQDRAGDLIMADLADQANARLEDRGVTGRIHLLKNNLDAEGNGFGCHENYLVRRSGSFWQDAQTLVPHLVTRQILVGAGHIAPDARGRARYCFSQRADQTWEALSAATTRARPMINTRDEPHADAERYRRMHIIVGDSSIAQGSTLLKAGAMDLLLDYLESGGDLSDLALAEPMRAIREVSSDLRAAVALELADGRTITPVDLQHEHLERVTAHVQAELDPTDLQRQVLDLWGRGLEAVRSGRYEAVAAELDWAAKLQLLTRYTQRTGARLDDPRVARLALAYHDVTSGEGLRPRLERAGLLRRYIDQEACRAAVTRPPATTRARLRGAAVARAEDLRLDLSVDWVSLRLDDGVCRPVSLTDPFRAVDERVDALLAAMDDRGLDPGAGMRPA